In a genomic window of Cytobacillus sp. FSL H8-0458:
- a CDS encoding sigma-70 family RNA polymerase sigma factor: MSIDEYVRRSIDDQVDRALVLEMIMDEYGTVLKRLIYSYVKDWNAASDLTQDTFITVYEKLEHFQQRSSFKTWIFTIAINKSKDYLKSWHYRNLIMNEKIFLLKKDRGKDPEAAFLEQDEHHELLKTIESLTVKYREVFLLHYYQDFSLAEISEALTIPISTVKTRLYRGQEKVRKILSASERGEQHG; this comes from the coding sequence GTGAGCATTGATGAGTATGTAAGACGGTCAATTGATGATCAAGTGGACCGTGCCCTCGTTCTGGAAATGATCATGGATGAGTATGGAACCGTTCTGAAAAGATTAATATACAGCTATGTGAAAGACTGGAATGCTGCCAGCGATTTAACACAGGACACCTTTATTACGGTGTATGAAAAGCTTGAACATTTTCAGCAAAGATCTTCCTTTAAAACTTGGATTTTCACAATCGCTATTAATAAAAGCAAGGACTACCTTAAAAGCTGGCATTATCGCAATTTGATCATGAATGAAAAGATTTTTCTTCTAAAAAAGGATAGAGGAAAAGATCCTGAAGCAGCATTTCTGGAACAGGATGAACATCATGAATTGTTAAAAACGATAGAATCACTGACAGTAAAATACCGCGAAGTTTTTCTGCTCCATTATTATCAGGATTTTAGTCTGGCTGAAATAAGTGAGGCTCTTACTATACCCATCTCAACCGTAAAAACACGGCTGTACAGAGGACAGGAAAAAGTCAGGAAAATTTTATCCGCTTCAGAAAGAGGTGAACAGCATGGCTGA
- a CDS encoding CBO0543 family protein encodes MYLILVIVVWILFAYRFIDWSQWRKQYPTVLFFIAINLTYNMLYFNHTLWAFRGITAEWLNHSIINLAFTYFITPMALIIYLQRYPENKKHGYIYSAVWIGFFTIIQSLFAHKGMYVYDNGWNGWHNIWLNIALFAVLKVHYRKPVIAMLISLPAAVIFYLLFPVPLDSLK; translated from the coding sequence ATGTATCTGATACTTGTTATTGTTGTATGGATTTTGTTTGCTTACCGCTTTATTGACTGGTCGCAGTGGAGAAAACAATATCCGACTGTTTTATTTTTTATAGCGATTAATCTTACCTACAACATGCTCTATTTTAATCATACTCTGTGGGCTTTTAGAGGCATTACGGCAGAATGGCTTAATCATTCCATAATTAACTTAGCTTTCACTTATTTTATTACTCCTATGGCTCTGATCATATATCTGCAGCGTTATCCTGAGAATAAAAAACATGGATACATTTACTCTGCTGTATGGATTGGCTTTTTTACGATTATTCAATCTCTGTTTGCCCATAAAGGGATGTATGTGTACGATAACGGCTGGAATGGCTGGCATAATATTTGGCTGAATATCGCTTTGTTTGCAGTATTAAAAGTCCACTACAGAAAACCTGTAATAGCCATGCTCATTTCTCTGCCTGCTGCGGTCATTTTCTACTTATTATTTCCCGTTCCATTGGACAGCCTAAAATAA
- a CDS encoding OsmC family protein, whose translation MAEHHFHLKAHWPGLRNDVGEIETGGLKTKVSIPPEMDGPGIGTNPDEMLLGAAATCYIITLAAMMERSRLEKDDLTMESVGVVDVTKGVITYRKIIHRPVIVLKADADEKDHALARKLAQKAEASCMISRAIKGNVKVELQETVLRSK comes from the coding sequence ATGGCTGAACACCATTTTCATTTAAAAGCTCACTGGCCTGGCCTTCGCAATGATGTGGGAGAAATTGAAACAGGTGGGCTGAAAACAAAGGTATCAATACCGCCCGAAATGGATGGTCCTGGAATTGGAACCAATCCGGATGAAATGCTGCTGGGGGCGGCGGCCACTTGTTATATTATTACCCTGGCAGCCATGATGGAACGCAGCCGGCTTGAGAAAGATGACCTAACGATGGAATCAGTCGGTGTTGTGGATGTGACCAAAGGTGTGATTACCTACAGGAAAATCATTCATCGCCCGGTTATCGTGCTGAAGGCAGATGCCGATGAAAAGGACCATGCACTTGCGCGAAAGCTGGCCCAAAAAGCAGAAGCATCCTGCATGATCTCAAGGGCAATTAAAGGGAATGTGAAAGTCGAGTTGCAGGAAACCGTACTTAGATCAAAGTAG
- a CDS encoding Cof-type HAD-IIB family hydrolase: MTESKIPPQIKLIALDMDGTLLNSKGEIPEENRAAIKEAKEKGIEVILSTGRSRLTAGDHADSLELNSYLITVNGSEIFGPDGESISRAPVDSKVMEWMWNLSQSHKTNFWATSCEQVWNNEMPENIHEHEWLKFGFDISDDNIRELIHKELQTKGDLEITNSSLTNIEVNALGINKAKGIQKVTELLGISMENVMAMGDSLNDIAMIEESGWGVAMGNAQEIVKETADAVTGTNNEAGVAQAIRKWAF; encoded by the coding sequence ATGACAGAATCAAAAATTCCACCGCAGATCAAGTTAATTGCTCTCGATATGGATGGAACTTTATTAAATTCCAAAGGGGAAATTCCTGAAGAGAACCGTGCAGCCATAAAAGAGGCAAAGGAGAAAGGAATTGAAGTCATCTTGAGCACCGGAAGATCAAGGCTTACAGCAGGCGATCATGCCGATTCCCTGGAATTAAACTCCTACTTAATCACGGTTAATGGCAGTGAAATATTTGGACCGGACGGAGAATCAATCTCAAGAGCTCCCGTTGATTCCAAAGTTATGGAATGGATGTGGAACTTATCACAGTCACATAAGACCAATTTCTGGGCCACCAGCTGCGAACAGGTCTGGAACAACGAAATGCCGGAAAATATCCATGAACATGAATGGCTCAAATTTGGATTTGATATTTCAGATGATAACATCAGGGAACTGATTCATAAGGAACTGCAGACAAAAGGCGATCTGGAAATTACTAACTCAAGCTTAACCAATATTGAAGTCAATGCTCTGGGCATCAACAAAGCCAAAGGGATCCAGAAGGTAACAGAGCTTCTGGGCATTTCCATGGAAAATGTAATGGCCATGGGTGACAGCTTGAACGATATTGCCATGATTGAGGAATCAGGCTGGGGAGTAGCGATGGGAAATGCCCAGGAAATCGTGAAAGAAACAGCCGATGCAGTGACGGGAACCAATAATGAAGCCGGTGTTGCACAGGCAATCAGAAAATGGGCATTTTAG
- a CDS encoding AbrB family transcriptional regulator has translation MKKNVFITFSAAVLGAGIFSLLHIPVAFLLGALNAVMIGSRLSRIPFYWPAAFRDAGIIIVGYSIGLSFTKEAVLLILQKLPFIFLITVCLILFSALSALLIAKLMGIDYPTVLIGSIPGGLSQMILLAEEVKGIDITIVTFMQVARLIMIIFIIPVLVFGPWMNMEVSSEFTAVVPLWRDLFPDIFLFALVSFAGIILSKRLKLPTAYLLGPIIGTAALVISGINGPQLPPSVLDLSQLLIGAHIGMMMKPEKLDNKVKTISLAALSGLLLMVCSVLLSIWVMYAFHLSPATGLLSLAPGGMDQMAIIAHETGADLAIVTGYQLFRLFFIFFVVPPFLKWIFLKFKRLGSSSE, from the coding sequence GTGAAAAAAAATGTTTTCATCACCTTTTCTGCTGCTGTATTAGGTGCAGGGATATTTTCTTTATTGCATATTCCGGTTGCCTTTTTGCTTGGTGCATTGAATGCTGTAATGATTGGAAGCCGGCTCAGCAGGATTCCATTTTACTGGCCAGCCGCTTTTCGGGATGCCGGGATCATTATTGTCGGCTACAGCATCGGCCTTTCTTTTACAAAGGAAGCGGTTTTGCTTATCCTTCAGAAGCTGCCTTTTATTTTTCTAATTACGGTTTGCCTGATTCTCTTTAGTGCACTTTCTGCCCTTCTCATTGCGAAATTAATGGGCATCGACTATCCAACAGTGCTGATCGGAAGTATTCCGGGAGGTCTTTCACAAATGATTCTTCTGGCAGAGGAAGTCAAAGGAATCGATATCACAATTGTTACCTTTATGCAGGTCGCTAGGCTGATTATGATTATCTTCATTATCCCTGTTCTGGTTTTCGGACCATGGATGAACATGGAAGTCAGTTCTGAATTTACAGCCGTTGTTCCTTTATGGAGGGATTTATTCCCTGATATTTTCCTCTTTGCTCTTGTTTCCTTTGCCGGCATTATCCTAAGCAAACGTCTGAAGCTTCCGACTGCATACCTTCTCGGTCCAATTATAGGAACAGCTGCCCTTGTCATTTCAGGCATAAATGGGCCTCAGCTCCCCCCGTCTGTTTTGGATTTATCACAGCTATTAATAGGAGCCCATATCGGCATGATGATGAAGCCTGAAAAGCTTGATAATAAGGTTAAAACGATTTCACTTGCTGCATTAAGCGGCCTGCTTCTCATGGTGTGTTCGGTTCTGCTCAGTATTTGGGTTATGTACGCTTTTCACCTTTCCCCTGCCACCGGATTACTGAGTCTTGCACCGGGAGGGATGGATCAAATGGCCATCATCGCCCATGAAACCGGGGCCGACCTTGCCATCGTAACAGGGTATCAGCTTTTTCGCTTATTCTTTATATTCTTTGTGGTACCGCCGTTTTTAAAATGGATCTTTTTGAAGTTTAAGAGATTAGGATCATCAAGCGAATAA